The sequence TCTTCACAGTGAGATTTTTCAGAAGGTAAAGTTAAAAACTGTAACTCCATTAGTTATGAGTCATGGAAACATTGATTTTGAAAGGTTTGTATTTTTACCCTGTTTAAAAGTTGTCTGTGGTTATGATTACTTTTTGCTTGCCATCaatattgttttggttttttgctcaaattgaaaatatgtttgtgttttcaaaacaaatgTCATTGTGGGAAAAGAACCAACATTGCcaatttttttcacagcaggAATATTTTCACTGGCTGGATCTGATAAACCACTTCTGAAGAGAAAATTTCATTCTAGCACatacatgtacacacacacacacatgcgcacacacacacacacacacacacacacatttgaATGTCTGCgtattttgctttaaattcaGGCTACATTAAGTATTCCTGTGGAACATGTCCAGGTCAGGCATGATCAATTCAACTTGGGCTGTATGTTACTCCTACCTTGCTGCTTTGAAACAAACCATCTGTCAGTAAATATTTCTTACTACCAAGTCCCCCAGTCACACTTGGGTTCTCATCTGCAGTATGTAAGTatattgaggtttttttctgatatatAGAAAAGAAACATATTGTATGCCTTCactgttattttattatttcacatACAATCTTCTGAGGTAATATTTTCTGATGCAGTATTTAACTCAGGAGAAAGAAATCATGTTACAACTTTTCTCTCTTGAGCAGTAGACACTGAGTCAGTCTGAAGAATAGAAAATCTTATAGACTGCATTTAATTAAGTCTGTAACATAGTACAAACTTATTCAGGAAATTCAGTGAGTTCAGAAGTATGGTGCTGGTTGACAACATGCCTACGGCACATATATGACAAGATGCATGTACAAGGTGGATTTTAATACAATCTTTTTATAACAAATGTATCATATAATTTTGTTTACATGGAGTTTACATAATGGAGTTCACATGCcatgtcctttttttccttgcagggTACATACCCAGTTACTTAGACAAGGATGAGCTATGTGTAGTATGCGGGGACAAAGCCACCGGATATCATTATCGCTGCATCACTTGCGAAGGCTGCAAGGTAAGTGGCATGGTGGGAAAGTGGGAATCAGAAATAgctctccagctcctccatTATACAGACTTCCTGAACTGTGCTGTCAAATCAAATAAAGACAGATTAGAAGCTAATAAGTACATCCAGTACTGATGATAAGCTGTATCTGGCCATGCTGCTACTCTTCATATGCATAAGGAATATAGCTGGTTTTTGCCGTGTTTgcttctgaaaagaaaacaagaaagttagattgctgttgctgctgtttaACAGTTAGCTTttgaatttccattttttaatgcttttttttagcCATGTTCTCAGCCAGGGTATATCAGCATGTTCCCAGCTAATCTGCTGAAGCTGTTTATGCAATAGCTAAGGTTCTGCTTATGGCCATGAAGAGTCTGTAGCAATTAGCAGTGTTCCAGTGCCTCTCACCATCCCTGTGAAGAAGCAAAAATCAAAATCCTTTCCACATGCTCATATTACAGTAACATCCATCAATTTGGGAAGCATTGACACCCAATTAAAATAGTTTCAAGAAGATTTTGACTTCTTTAACTTAAGCATATTGAAATGTGCTTTCAGTACTAAAATATATCTGCATGACTGTgtgcaaaattaaatttaaaaagagattGCTTTGGGCAAGTAAATAAAAAGATGGAGTAACACAATCAGATACATCTTACATGATTTCACTGCCATGAATTTGCCTGAATAGCTTGAGATTCTGTAAGAAAGCTATTCTTTCCtgcagaaagtaaaaaaaaaaaattgtttttctaaaaaatgGGACCACACATGCCTTGGGCTAATGTCATGAGACTAAGCCATGAAAGTCTCATTCTGTTCACCCACAAAGTCTGGAACATTTGGATCTGAtattttgggtttggatttgctTTAGAGCTCCTCATCACAGTAAATCTTGTGTTGAAGTAGTTCTTTTGGTTGTACATCATTGCCCTAAGTTACATTTATGAAATGCACAGAGACCTAAATATCCTCTGTATAGCAGATTTATGGTAATATTCATAATGGTTTTATACATATACTTACATACATAGTATAAAAAAGTAGTTATATCTTTAAAAAGAGCCGTGGAGCTGCACAAGTGGTTCTTACACATTTGTATCCTGAATACCAGATGATAACAATACATAACATGTATGGATGCAACATAATTCAGATATAATGGGAAGTAAGCAGCACTGGGGCATTATGAAATATACTTAGCTCCCAGCTGAACACTGTATCTAAAGCAAGCTTTCCTGCTAATGTTTCATTACTTCAAGTCAAGTAGTTCTTTTTATGCCTACCAGCTATTTTAGAGACGTAGCATACAAATCTGCTTTTATCTTCACATACAGTTCTTCTGTCTGAtgtacaatttaaaataatgcaagGAACTGAGATAACAATTTGcaaaaagtaattaatttcttgGAGGAACAGCATACACATTTCAAGCTGTATGATATATCAACAAAGTTATATGTTTTATCAAagttatatgttttattatatataatcaATTTTCAATTAATTGGATGTTTACTAGTCACTTCCATTCAAAGTCACTTTAGTTTTGTAGCAAGCATAATCAAGGCTGACAACCATAGATTTGCTTTGGCAAGTGCTTTCATGAACAAAGCATCCTCACACATGATTTCTGAAAAGTAAATTGTgagaaatttaaacaaaataaatgactGGTGAGCTCTGGCATCACTGAAATGTTTTTCCTGACTTTGCCCATTGCATCTACTGCTATCTAGTTGTGTAGTAAAGGAGTTTAGGAAGAGTTACTGCCTACAGTAAAATATGCTTTCTTTTATTGATGAGAATAACACTTCTGTGATGAAGTGTTTGGACAGATataaagagcagcttccttaacATGTATCTAGAGATGAACAAAGAAggatttttgaaaaatttttctgagaaatggaaagaaattagAATCTGAAATGAGCTGTCCCAGCAGAGGTGATGGAGACCCTTGCCATCATAAAGCCACAGCTGCATTAAGTCCTGTGCAAGGTTTAGAAAATAGAAGCTCACTCACTGAGATTCATTAGAGATTTTTCCATCTCTTGCTTCATAACTGTTGATAACCCTGTGACCCTGGTTGTCCACAGCCATCCTTGGTCTTCAGGAAGGGGTGGAGCAGATCTTGTCTCTAGGAATTCATCACAGGGTTGAGCACAGAACCAAAACTGGATGTTCAGTAGAGGAGAGTTTGAGACTTATTCCAAACACCACATAAGGATATCTTGCCTGTGATTTCCTGGATTTTATCTTAACACAACTGGTCCCCATCTTGCAAAGGCTCCCACACAAGTTTTATGCCCCTCAgtttaattaacatttcaggTCTTAACATAATTAAGGAAGAAAGAGTTGTACTCTTAGCTCAAGCTGAACCTTGTAAGATAAAACTCTGATGAAGACAAGCCTCTTCATTGTTTTCACAGGAGTTAGGAGTACAAGCTGTAATACAGACTTATCTGTACATGTTAACTCAACATTTTGTGTTGAAAGAAATTGCACTGCTGTAAGATTTTACTGGGTATTATTTAACATGGTTTAAAAACAGACCTTTTGCCTACTGAAGTGAAGAGACTATTCATTAGACAAAATCCCAGCTGAAGAGACTATTCATAAGGTAAAATCTCACTTGAATTTTGCCATTGTTTTGACTAAAACCAAAGCCATTCTGAGCAGCCTCAGTCAAACAGGACCAGAGTGTCAGTGTTTTCTCTGTGTCGAGGTAATCCTGAGCTACATTGCTGAGTGTAGACAGTCTCAAATAATGATGAAACTTGAAATTAAAGTGAAGTCTAAATTTTCTGCTTTACAGCCTATCTTGTTCTTATCTTGCAGTCTTCGGGAGTTTATCCAGTCCTCACAAAAGTCAGTGAGAAAAGTAATGTTGAAATTAATACCAGGATTTTGTCCATAATGTTCAGAGATAATTTTTATCTGATTTCATTACCTACAGTGAGGTTTTATGGGGTATTTGAATGAGTGAATTCAATGAGATTACAGTAGTTCATATGGTCTTAGAATCTGTGTAAATTTGCAAGATAGATCTGTATTATGAtaagatagatagatagatagatagatagatagatagatagatagatagatagacagacagacaaATTTTTGGTGGTGATGAGGCTTTTGGGACTTTTGAAATTCTGTGGTAAATACGAATTAAATCTGCTTCtcagaaatataaataatttagaaattagAGATCATTTGAGTTTAGAATCAAACTCAAAGATTGTATAGACTATATTTGCAAAATCTTCTTCTTGCCCAGATTTGGTTGGTTATTTGGCTTTTATGGAAATAAAGGACTGGAACTGTTTGTCCTCAGTCCTTTAATAGTACCATCATTCTTGCTATTTGCAGAAGCTGCTTTTTAACTAAAACTATGTGTATGCCTTTCAGTATCCTTCAAAATGATTACTGAGTTTGAATAGGGgctcaaaaatatttcatacacaaaaaaaattaacagtaaAAAATAAGACTACAAGAAGACATGTACACAGTATTTGTGTCTCAAGACAGCACTACTTGCACCTTTACTTATCTAAGATGTCTGTATGTTTTTAATTGTTAAGGAAAATCAAGAGAAATGCTATACACTATAAAACTGGTTTGAGAGCTTTGAGAATTTTTGGGAATGAAATTTGTTATCTTGCATACTTAGGTACATGCCTAACAAATCAAGCAGCTCccaatatttaaaaattgctCAGTGCTAATGCTTtccaatatatttatttcttgcaCCTAGGGTTTTTTTAGAAGAACCATTCAAAAGAACCTCCATCCAACCTATTCCTGTAAATATGAAGGAAAATGTGTGATAGACAAAGTAACAAGAAATCAGTGCCAGGAATGTCGCTTCAAAAAATGTATCTTTGTTGGCATGGCAACAGATTGTAAgtatattttcatgttttttctttatttaatttttttttcagtgtctgtGTTTTCTTAAAGTATGTTGATTGATGAAGCTTGTTAAAGTAAAGTAGAACTTCCAGCTCTTTTGTGGTTTTAATAATACCAGGGAATCACACTCGTTGCATTAAGCCACTTTCACAGGGCTGAAATTTTTTGTTTGTCCTTCATCAGGCTGCACCTTCCCTTGGCCTTACCAAGCTGAGTAACAATAGGAATGTTCACCCtttggaggagaggagggagaaatgCATCTGGATGGACACTTTGCTTGAGATAAAAACATCTTGTTTAGAAAATTCTGGAGGATGTGAAATTGAATGTCATTGTATGAGTCATCCTGcagttgtttgttttatttttagccCTGAAGAAGTTATCTGCTGCAAAGATTTTGAGCCTCTTCTAAAGAACTAGAAGATATGGCTGTAAGATTAATCCTTAGGGGGTCTTCTTTTCCTGCTATTGCACAGGGATTTACACCAATAACTTCATTTACTACAAATGGGAGGAAGTCACCTATAGCCTGCAGAAGTCATATAAATCCCCTTGCTCCTTCATGGTTATTGCCAGTATAATCCTTTGCAGAagaactgaaaggaaaacaggCCCAGTAAACAACAGAAGAATAGTCTAACTTAGTATTTTCATTGTTAATGTAATGTATAACAGTTCCCTCTGGCTAGAGGGAAACAGAATAAAGGAGACGATTTCATTGTGGCCAGGTAGACCTTCAGAAGAGGGGCTGGAACCAGTGAAGTAgtgagcagagcagccctggggcctgtGTATCTGGAGTCACTGGAAGTAATGGAGCTCTATAGGAACACCACTTGTGGTGATCAGGAAAAGAGCCAAAGGCATGTTGACCTGATTGTGTCATGCTTCAGGCAGATGAGCCTTCTGTGAATAAGTGCTCCCACTTTCTTTGATCCATGTTACCTTCTGCTGTCATCCAAGTACATGTTCTGCACTTCAGAGCAGTGAGTGTGAGCATGCTGATATgtctttaaagaaaacagaagtgcaTCTTTCCCAATATGGATTACTCCAAGTCCATTGCAGGAGCACTTGGACACCTCACAAAGCTTTTGCATATTAGTTTTATTGGTGGAACAACCCCTTGAGGGCAATGGCAGTATACAAAGCATTACCAGGATGGTAAGTCACTCTTTGCTACCCAGGCTTGTGAGAAAATGAAGTTTGAAGGGAGAAGTAAGAGAACTGTCTCGACTGTGGGTCTTGCCAAGGTAGACTTCCTTACTGGTTAGTTAAGGTATTTGTAAGCAACTGGTACCTCAGGAACACAAAAGACGAAAGTTCTGACAGTCTTACGAGCTTCCTACcaattttgtatgttttttcccctgctaGTGGTGTTGGATGACAGCAAGAGGTTGGCAAAACGGAAACTGATAGAAGAGAATCGAGAGAAGAGACGTCgggaagagctgcagaaaaCCATTGGGCACAAACCAGAGCCAACAGATGAGGAATGGGAGCTCATCAAAATTGTTACTGAAGCACATGTGGCCACCAATGCACAAGGAAGCCACtggaagcagaaaaggaaatttctgGTAAGGGCTGTAGCCTTATATGCTGCTCTTAGTGCCAGGTTCTGTTCTTTCTTCTGCAGTGCCTTCCCATCATTGCAGCCCCGAAGAGATTTTATTGCCAGTGTACTGATGTTTGTGAAAAAAGAATGATTTTGCATAGTTATTACTTCATTTTTTGTGCCTGAACCTCAGTGTTTGATCAGaccatatattttaaaagataaatagCGTGTTGCTATGTTAAGGCTTACTCAGCTGGATACTTTTATTGTGCTATGAGtagaaaaagtagaaaaaattgTTCACAGAgcaaaaaattctcaaaaattcccaaaaaattgaGAACAGAAGCAGTCTATAATGcatactgtatttttaaaatatattctatcTAGGGAGAGTTGTCTTTATTAGGGACTATcataaaacatatttaaagtgttaaaacaataaaatgttCTAGACGAAAGCTGGTACTTTTAATGACTCAggggttttctctcttttggtTAGTGGTAGATACATTAATGAAAATACATTAGgcaaggaaaattaatttcagtgagAACAGGATGATACGTACACTATACCATTGGAATTGCAGCCTACAAAAAAACTTAGTTTTTCATCCTATAACTAAGGGTCAGAAAATAAATGGTGATTTGCAATGCTTGATCTTAAATAAggatttatttgatttttctaaATCAATTTTTAGGGGAAATAAGTGCAGAATGCAAAATGCTTATACCACACAAAAGAGGGTTTAGAGACTGAATTTCAAAAATACATAGGAGTCTTTAACAGTCAGGGTATACTAAATCAGATAGAGCACGCTTATCCTTTTGCAAGCCTAGGCTCCTACTGCATAATTCACCATGGGAATTTCAACTCACTGTTGAATTGTTATGAGAAATTATGTATTGAAAGCAACGGATCTCTTTTATAAAGTTGGGGGTTTTCTAATGCCAGTGACACCATATAAATTTCAATATGAATGGCTCGTGTTCATTATACTGTACATTCAGGAAACCACAGCCAGTCATCACTGGCAAGAACCAAGAGAGAACTTTCCAGGGGCGTTGCAGAGCAAGGTGTGAGCAGACCAAGAAGCTGCTTCAGTAGTACTTTTGGTTGTTTAGACAGGAGTGCTGTTCTTCAGGTATCAGCTGGTTTGGGATAAAACCTAGGAAGCTGGAgactggggctgggaatgagCTGTTGAAGAGCAGTAGAAGCTGACAGTGTGCCCTGGGAATTATGGATCTGTTTTTATGTAGCTGAAGCTGGTTCGTTGCAACAGAGACTTCATTGGATTCCACACCTCTTCTCCTGTTGAGTTAGGTGGAAAGAGCTCCCCTCCAGTGTGTTAGCTTTAGCTGGCTCTCGTGACTTGCTTTGCCTTTCCCAAGAAAATGCCatgctctttctttttctctgcacaATGGTTCGTGTGGGTTTAAGCATTTGGTCTTTTTTGCTTGGAAGTGATGAAGGTTGTTTATCATGAGCACACAGACAATGTGGTTTAGTTACCCAAGatgcagggagggagagagactAGAAATTCATTTATTTGAGTTTTTTAGTAGAAACCATCAGATAATTGAGCCCAGTCTTCTTCATTGTTCCTTTACAATTGGTCCTTGCTTTATTAACACATTACTGAGTTTTTTCTTGCAAGAAGTTAGATTTGGATTCAGATTGGTTACAGAGCTGTGGAAGGATCTTTTATCatgtgtttcttttaaaaagtggtTGAATACAAGTTTTTATTATAGATAGTACTTTCAGCACCTCCCCTTTTAAGTGTGTTATATAAATGTCATAAGGTCCCAGTCTAAAAGGTCTACTTCTCTGGATTTTATCTAGTTTTTGACCTTAATGTGAACAGAATGAAACCTCTGCATGGTGTTTGGTAGATGTTTTGTAATTGCAAAGCCACacttaacaaacaaaacagcttTGAAGTGCCTGTATTTCAAATACATGGTAACATTGACCAGCTGCATAAAAAGCACGTGGACAAGTTCAAGTGCAGTTGGAATAAAAAATACTCATTACAGATTCTGCTTAAAACTATTTCATTGTATATCCCTGTTGAAATCCTCAAAATgtgatttgtttttcatttggaGAAGCCTTGAGCTGAAGTCATGCAACAGGCAATTTTCAACCAGATTTTTACCCAGATGAGTTCAAATTCTATTTACATTATCCAGGGCACCTTTAGGTTAGCCTGTTCTTGCTCATAAGTTGCTTTAGCTTTGCACATAAGTTGTTTTAGTGTTTTGGAAGCTGGCCTTGGCAATTGCGTGGGGAGGCCCTGTGATACCTGGCAATCTCATCTGGGGAGACTTTCCGAGCTTTGAGTGGATAAAGGGCCTAAGTTTGCAGCATCTTCTCATGGGTAACATGTCTCCTTAGCTCTCTCTGATTTTAGAGAAACTTGAGAGCTTTCAACTCCTGAAACGAAAAACATgcctatttttttaaacaaaatatgcaTATGCTGCACCCATAAAATACATAGATACAGACACAAGGAAGAAACTGTGTGCAAAAAGTCCAGATGTCCACAAAGAATGGGTAGGAGCATACCAATCACCCCTTTCTCTGTGTAGTCACCCCTTTCACAAATGCCTTACAAATGAATTCACATTTTATGACATAAATGGACTTTACTTACAAAGCAAATAgtgttgctttttattttagtgTCTCTTCCATACCAAGCAGGACTTTGGAGTTTTAAATAATTGCTCTAAGACAGACTGCTCCTTTAAATATCTTTGTTTATATCCTTAGCCAGAAGATATTGGGCAGGCACCAATAGTTAATGCCCCAGAAGGTGGGAAAGTGGATTTAGAAGCCTTCAGCCAGTTTACAAAAATTATCACACCAGCGATTACAAGAGTGGTGGATTTTGCCAAAAAGTTGCCTATGTTTTGTGAGGTAAGAAGACTTTCTTGCACTCCTCATTTATATGCCTGTTGTTAGAAACTACTCAGAATACTCTGGCAAGTAACCTAAAAATATGATGTGTCtaagttaaaaaattaaagacacTCAAAATCAATGGGACTAGAATAATCTGTATTTtcatgaattttctttttcctgtgattACTGAAATCCTGAGTTTGCTAATGTAGAAGTCGTTGTGGTTTAAGGACTCAGATATGTCTTTAGAGGTGGCCTTGAACAGAGCAAATGAACAAAAAGATCCTGTCTAGAAGCTTCACTGATATGTTTAATAAAATATTCCAGCACATGGTTC comes from Lonchura striata isolate bLonStr1 chromosome 1, bLonStr1.mat, whole genome shotgun sequence and encodes:
- the THRB gene encoding thyroid hormone receptor beta isoform X1, producing MSGYIPSYLDKDELCVVCGDKATGYHYRCITCEGCKGFFRRTIQKNLHPTYSCKYEGKCVIDKVTRNQCQECRFKKCIFVGMATDLVLDDSKRLAKRKLIEENREKRRREELQKTIGHKPEPTDEEWELIKIVTEAHVATNAQGSHWKQKRKFLPEDIGQAPIVNAPEGGKVDLEAFSQFTKIITPAITRVVDFAKKLPMFCELPCEDQIILLKGCCMEIMSLRAAVRYDPESETLTLNGEMAVTRGQLKNGGLGVVSDAIFDLGMSLSSFNLDDTEVALLQAVLLMSSDRPGLVCVERIEKCQEGFLLAFEHYINYRKHHVAHFWPKLLMKVTDLRMIGACHASRFLHMKVECPTELFPPLFLEVFED